The proteins below come from a single Serratia fonticola genomic window:
- the tcyJ gene encoding cystine ABC transporter substrate-binding protein: MVFSKFRRQLLLGVMAVALTTGLNVKTYAADNLLDQVKQRGTLIVGLEGTYPPFSFQGEDGKLTGFEVDFANALAEHLGVKAKLNPTKWDGMLASLESKRIDVVINQVTISDERKKKYDFSTPYTVSGIQALVKKGNEGIITKADDLKGKKVGVGLGTNYEQWLRENVQGVDVRTYDDDPTKYQDLRVGRIDAILVDRLAALDLVKKTGDTLAVAGPAFSRQEAGVAVRKNNPELLAAIDQAIAEMQKDGTLAKISEKWFGADVTK; encoded by the coding sequence ATGGTCTTTTCAAAATTTCGTCGTCAACTGCTGCTGGGTGTGATGGCTGTGGCGCTGACCACCGGCTTGAACGTCAAAACCTACGCTGCCGATAACCTGCTCGATCAGGTCAAGCAGCGCGGCACGCTGATCGTTGGGCTGGAAGGCACCTATCCGCCGTTCAGCTTCCAGGGTGAGGACGGCAAACTGACTGGCTTTGAGGTGGATTTCGCTAATGCACTGGCGGAACATCTGGGGGTGAAGGCCAAGCTCAACCCAACCAAATGGGATGGCATGTTAGCCTCGCTGGAGTCCAAGCGTATCGACGTGGTGATTAACCAGGTCACCATCTCCGATGAGCGTAAGAAAAAGTACGATTTCTCTACCCCGTACACCGTTTCCGGTATCCAGGCGCTGGTGAAGAAAGGCAATGAAGGCATTATTACCAAGGCCGACGATCTGAAGGGCAAGAAGGTCGGCGTGGGTCTGGGCACCAACTACGAACAGTGGCTGCGTGAAAACGTGCAGGGTGTTGATGTGCGTACCTACGACGATGACCCAACCAAATATCAGGATCTGCGCGTAGGCCGCATCGATGCCATTTTGGTCGACCGTCTGGCGGCGTTGGATCTGGTAAAGAAAACCGGTGATACGTTGGCCGTCGCTGGCCCGGCATTCTCTCGTCAGGAAGCTGGCGTAGCGGTGCGTAAAAACAATCCGGAACTGCTGGCCGCTATCGATCAGGCGATTGCCGAAATGCAGAAAGACGGGACGTTGGCGAAGATCTCTGAAAAATGGTTTGGCGCGGACGTAACTAAATAA
- a CDS encoding D-cysteine desulfhydrase, with translation MDLQQQLAQFPRLDLVGSATPLEKLSRLSDYLGRDIYIKRDDVTPMAMGGNKLRKLEFLAADAVRQGADTLVTAGAIQSNHVRQTAAVAAKLGLHCVALLENPIDTKAENYLSNGNRLLLDLFNVEVVMCDALHDPQMQLADLATRLEAQGFRPYVIPVGGSNALGSLGYVQCALEIAAQSHGVTFSSIVVASGSAGTHAGLAVGLQQLLPESELIGVTVSRKVIDQLPKVEQLQKAVACSLDIDELAPITLWDDYFAPQYGMPNDEGMAAVKLLAQQEGVLLDPVYTGKAMAGLIDGISQKRFRDEGPILFVHTGGAPALFAYHPQV, from the coding sequence GTGGATCTGCAACAGCAACTGGCGCAATTCCCGCGCCTGGATTTGGTTGGCTCTGCCACGCCGCTCGAAAAGTTATCCCGCCTTTCAGACTACCTTGGCCGCGACATTTACATCAAACGTGACGATGTCACGCCGATGGCCATGGGTGGTAACAAGCTGAGAAAACTGGAGTTTTTAGCCGCCGATGCGGTACGCCAAGGGGCCGATACCCTGGTTACCGCCGGTGCCATTCAATCCAACCACGTTCGCCAGACCGCCGCCGTGGCGGCCAAGCTCGGCCTGCATTGCGTTGCGCTGTTGGAAAACCCCATTGATACCAAAGCGGAAAACTACCTCAGTAACGGTAATCGTCTGCTGCTCGATCTGTTCAATGTTGAAGTGGTGATGTGCGATGCCTTGCACGATCCGCAGATGCAACTGGCCGATCTGGCCACACGTTTGGAAGCCCAGGGTTTCCGTCCTTATGTCATCCCCGTAGGAGGTTCCAATGCGCTCGGCTCATTGGGCTATGTGCAGTGTGCGCTGGAAATTGCTGCGCAAAGCCATGGCGTCACCTTCAGTTCGATCGTAGTGGCATCCGGCAGTGCCGGGACTCACGCTGGCCTGGCGGTGGGGCTACAGCAACTGCTGCCGGAGAGCGAACTGATTGGCGTGACCGTTTCCCGCAAGGTGATCGATCAGTTACCGAAGGTTGAACAACTGCAAAAAGCGGTCGCCTGTTCGCTGGATATTGACGAGCTGGCCCCCATAACCCTGTGGGATGACTATTTTGCCCCGCAGTACGGTATGCCGAATGACGAAGGTATGGCGGCGGTGAAGCTGCTGGCGCAGCAGGAAGGTGTACTGCTGGACCCGGTCTATACTGGTAAGGCGATGGCGGGGTTGATTGATGGCATCAGCCAGAAACGTTTTCGCGATGAAGGTCCGATCCTGTTTGTGCACACCGGTGGGGCACCGGCGCTGTTCGCCTATCATCCACAGGTCTGA
- the fliZ gene encoding flagella biosynthesis regulatory protein FliZ, producing MPGKQLKKRPLSRYLKDYKHSQTHCSQCEKVLDRMALVFRGKIINKEAIARMDQPIDDLVWQNVQSELTALCRFCSEISCNSHPSYFDIMAFKQYLFEQTEMNHSTIREYVVRLRRLDEMLVAHNYPADQFASAFNHQRIIDDLPPAANDNYRIALRKYDQYLAWQKSY from the coding sequence ATGCCAGGAAAACAGTTGAAGAAACGGCCACTCAGCCGCTACCTGAAAGATTATAAACACAGCCAAACCCATTGCTCCCAGTGCGAGAAGGTGCTCGACCGCATGGCACTGGTGTTCCGTGGCAAGATCATCAATAAGGAAGCCATCGCCCGGATGGATCAACCGATTGACGATCTGGTCTGGCAAAACGTGCAAAGCGAGTTGACCGCGCTATGCCGGTTTTGTAGTGAAATCTCCTGTAATAGTCACCCCAGCTACTTCGACATCATGGCGTTTAAACAATATCTGTTTGAACAGACCGAGATGAACCACAGCACCATCCGCGAATATGTCGTACGCCTGCGGCGCCTGGATGAAATGCTGGTGGCACACAACTATCCTGCCGATCAGTTTGCCAGCGCGTTCAACCATCAGCGTATTATTGACGATCTGCCACCGGCGGCGAACGATAACTACCGTATCGCGCTGCGTAAATACGACCAATACCTGGCCTGGCAAAAAAGTTACTGA
- a CDS encoding RNA polymerase sigma factor FliA encodes MSDLYTAEGVMDKNSLWLRYVPLVRHEALRLQVRLPASVELDDLLQAGGIGLLNAVERYDALQGTAFTTYAVQRIRGAMLDELRSRDWVPRSVRRNAREVARMMQQLEQRLGRPASEMEVAQGLDVSLDEYRQILLDTNNSQLFSYDEWQEEHGDSAEPVLEGHEAANPLHQLLEGNLRQRVIDAIEALPEREKLVLTLYYQEELNLKEIGAVLDVGESRVSQLHSQAIKRLRARLAQDN; translated from the coding sequence GTGAGCGATCTGTATACCGCCGAAGGCGTCATGGACAAAAATTCTCTCTGGCTACGCTACGTACCGTTAGTGCGCCACGAGGCGTTACGCCTGCAGGTTAGGCTGCCCGCCAGCGTGGAACTGGACGATCTGCTGCAAGCAGGGGGAATAGGGCTGTTAAACGCGGTTGAGCGTTACGATGCCCTGCAAGGAACTGCCTTCACGACCTATGCCGTGCAGCGTATTCGCGGAGCAATGCTCGACGAGTTGCGTAGCCGCGACTGGGTGCCGCGCAGCGTACGCCGCAACGCTCGGGAAGTGGCGCGCATGATGCAGCAGTTGGAACAGCGGCTTGGCCGCCCGGCCAGCGAAATGGAGGTGGCACAGGGGTTGGATGTCTCGCTGGACGAGTATCGCCAGATCCTGCTGGACACCAATAATAGCCAGCTATTTTCTTACGACGAATGGCAGGAAGAGCATGGCGACAGCGCCGAACCGGTGCTGGAAGGTCATGAAGCTGCCAATCCGCTACATCAACTGTTGGAAGGCAATCTGCGCCAGCGGGTGATCGATGCCATCGAGGCGCTGCCGGAACGCGAAAAACTGGTGCTGACGTTGTATTACCAGGAGGAGTTGAATCTGAAGGAAATTGGCGCAGTGCTTGATGTGGGCGAGTCGCGAGTCAGCCAGTTGCATAGCCAGGCAATTAAACGCCTGCGGGCACGTCTGGCCCAGGACAACTGA
- a CDS encoding FliC/FljB family flagellin, producing the protein MAQVINTNSLSLMAQNNLNKSQSSLGTAIERLSSGLRINSAKDDAAGQAISNRFTANIKGLTQASRNANDGISLAQTTEGALNEVNDNLQNIRRLTVQSQNGSNSSSDLQSIQDEITQRLNEINRISEQTDFNGVKVLSGDQKLTIQVGANDGETIDIDLKNINASTLGLDKFSVADGVDVGKVGAAPTTIATGKTLAIDSDGKQAGGAAPASYKTDDATGDLYAIGADGKSYKATIDNATGKVGTIAGTETDTTSMTLSSATTVKQEVAPTGADAANLKSYDSGKSYVIQEGTGTDAKYFKATVDGDGKVSKGAEMSTDPKTTDPLAVLDKALSQVDGLRSSLGAVQNRFDSVINNLNSTVNNLSASQSRIQDADYATEVSNMSRANILQQAGTSVLAQANQSTQNVLTLLR; encoded by the coding sequence ATGGCACAAGTAATTAATACCAACAGCCTGTCGTTGATGGCGCAGAACAACCTGAACAAATCTCAGTCTTCTCTGGGGACCGCTATCGAGCGTCTGTCTTCCGGTCTGCGTATCAACAGCGCGAAGGATGATGCTGCGGGTCAGGCGATCTCTAACCGTTTCACCGCTAACATCAAGGGCCTGACTCAGGCTTCTCGTAACGCTAACGACGGTATCTCTCTGGCGCAGACCACTGAAGGCGCACTGAACGAAGTCAACGACAACCTGCAGAACATCCGTCGTCTGACCGTACAGTCTCAGAACGGTTCTAACTCTTCTAGCGACCTGCAGTCAATCCAGGACGAAATCACCCAGCGTCTGAACGAAATCAACCGTATTTCAGAGCAGACCGATTTCAACGGCGTGAAAGTGCTGAGCGGTGACCAGAAGCTGACTATTCAGGTAGGTGCTAACGATGGCGAAACCATCGATATCGATCTGAAAAATATCAATGCCAGCACTTTGGGCCTGGATAAATTCAGTGTTGCTGATGGTGTTGATGTTGGTAAAGTTGGAGCGGCTCCAACTACAATAGCAACGGGTAAAACCTTGGCTATCGATAGCGATGGCAAGCAAGCTGGCGGTGCTGCTCCAGCCAGTTACAAAACAGATGATGCAACTGGCGATCTGTATGCCATCGGCGCTGATGGTAAGTCTTATAAAGCCACCATTGACAATGCCACAGGCAAAGTGGGCACCATCGCCGGTACAGAAACAGATACTACATCAATGACTCTGTCTTCGGCCACGACAGTTAAACAAGAGGTAGCTCCAACAGGTGCTGATGCTGCTAATCTGAAATCTTATGATAGCGGTAAGTCATATGTTATTCAGGAAGGCACTGGCACTGATGCCAAGTACTTCAAAGCTACCGTAGATGGTGACGGTAAAGTTAGTAAAGGCGCGGAAATGAGCACCGATCCTAAAACCACCGATCCACTGGCAGTACTGGACAAAGCTCTGTCACAAGTTGACGGCCTGCGTTCTTCCCTGGGTGCGGTACAGAACCGTTTCGATTCTGTTATCAACAACCTGAACAGCACAGTGAACAACCTGTCTGCTTCCCAGTCTCGTATTCAGGATGCCGACTACGCGACCGAAGTGTCCAACATGAGCCGTGCCAACATCCTGCAACAGGCTGGCACCTCTGTTCTGGCCCAGGCTAACCAGTCTACCCAGAACGTACTGACCCTGCTGCGTTAA
- the fliD gene encoding flagellar filament capping protein FliD, protein MASISSLGIGSGLDLNGLLDKLSKAEQQRLTPYTTQQTSYNAKLTAYGTLKSSLEKFDNLSKDLAKPEFFNNTTATTHDQFNVTTNAKSVPGNYSVEVLHLAQPQTLTTKADIKDQAEKLGTSGASDRSISITAGNPPKEVKIPLGDDQTSLLEMRDAINGAKAGVNATIMRVGDNEYQLAISSSTTGENNTVKVQVNNDDKLGAILNYDPTSTSNAMKETVKGQDAELTINGTTIKRSTNSIADALQGVTLDLKTTTKPGEPQNLVVTADKSGTSDKVKAWVDSYNSLLDTFNSLTKYTPVKSGEEQNAKNGALLGDNTLRGIQSSIKSALSAAQDNPELKGLGNLGITTNTKTGKLELDSDKLKKAIDEKPDQVANFFAGDGKESGMATEIHNEIQNYIKAGGVIENSTKSINTNLDRLNTQITRVTESIQNSIDRYKQQFVQLDTMMSKLNGTSNYLTQQFTSK, encoded by the coding sequence ATGGCATCGATTAGTTCATTAGGCATCGGCTCAGGGCTGGACCTCAACGGCTTGCTGGACAAGCTGAGCAAGGCGGAACAACAACGTCTGACACCTTATACTACCCAGCAAACCAGCTATAACGCCAAGCTGACCGCCTACGGCACGCTGAAAAGCTCGCTGGAAAAATTCGATAACCTGAGCAAGGATTTGGCCAAGCCAGAATTCTTTAACAATACTACTGCCACCACTCACGATCAGTTTAACGTGACTACCAACGCCAAATCGGTCCCGGGTAACTACAGCGTCGAGGTTCTGCACCTGGCGCAGCCGCAAACCTTGACGACAAAGGCGGATATTAAAGATCAAGCGGAGAAACTGGGCACTAGTGGCGCCAGCGATCGTTCGATTTCGATCACCGCCGGCAACCCGCCCAAAGAGGTCAAAATCCCGCTGGGTGACGATCAAACCTCACTGCTGGAAATGCGCGATGCGATTAACGGCGCCAAGGCCGGGGTAAACGCTACCATCATGCGCGTAGGCGACAACGAATATCAGTTGGCCATCAGTTCCTCCACTACCGGCGAAAACAATACGGTTAAGGTGCAGGTTAACAATGACGATAAACTGGGGGCGATCTTAAATTATGATCCTACCAGCACCAGCAACGCGATGAAGGAAACGGTCAAAGGCCAGGATGCCGAGTTGACCATTAACGGCACCACCATCAAGCGCAGTACCAATTCGATCGCCGACGCCCTGCAAGGGGTGACGCTGGATCTGAAAACCACCACCAAACCGGGCGAACCGCAGAACCTGGTGGTCACCGCCGATAAAAGCGGCACCTCGGACAAGGTCAAGGCTTGGGTTGATAGCTATAACTCGCTATTGGATACCTTTAATTCCCTGACCAAATACACCCCGGTCAAGAGTGGCGAAGAGCAGAACGCCAAAAACGGGGCATTGCTGGGCGACAACACGCTGCGCGGCATCCAATCCTCAATTAAGAGCGCGCTCAGCGCCGCACAGGACAATCCAGAGCTGAAGGGCCTGGGTAACCTGGGTATTACTACCAATACCAAAACCGGCAAACTGGAATTGGACAGCGACAAGTTGAAAAAAGCTATCGATGAAAAACCCGATCAGGTAGCCAATTTCTTCGCTGGAGATGGTAAGGAGAGCGGTATGGCAACGGAAATCCACAATGAGATCCAAAACTATATCAAGGCCGGTGGCGTGATTGAGAACTCGACCAAGAGTATCAACACCAACCTCGACCGTTTGAATACCCAAATCACCCGCGTGACCGAAAGCATTCAAAACTCCATCGATCGTTACAAACAGCAATTTGTTCAGTTGGATACCATGATGTCGAAACTGAATGGTACCAGTAATTATTTAACCCAACAGTTCACGTCTAAATAG
- the fliS gene encoding flagellar export chaperone FliS: protein MYNRSGTQAYAQVSVESGVMGASPHQLIVMLFDGALSALLRARILMNQGNIAGKGLAISKAINIIDNGLKNGLNHEQGGEIADNLAALYDYMKRRLMQANLHNDVAALDEVSGLLENIADAWRQIGPNYQPVQDGV from the coding sequence ATGTACAACCGCAGCGGAACCCAGGCTTACGCCCAGGTTAGTGTAGAAAGTGGCGTGATGGGTGCCAGCCCGCACCAGCTCATCGTGATGCTATTCGACGGGGCGCTCAGCGCCCTGCTTCGTGCACGCATCCTGATGAATCAGGGGAATATCGCCGGCAAGGGGCTGGCGATCTCAAAAGCGATTAATATCATTGATAACGGGCTAAAAAATGGCCTCAATCATGAACAGGGGGGGGAGATCGCCGATAATCTCGCCGCCTTATATGACTATATGAAACGCCGTCTGATGCAGGCCAACCTGCACAATGATGTGGCAGCCCTTGACGAGGTCAGCGGGCTGCTGGAGAACATTGCCGACGCCTGGCGCCAAATTGGCCCAAATTATCAACCCGTTCAGGACGGCGTATAA
- the fliT gene encoding flagella biosynthesis regulatory protein FliT translates to MEHHQQLLSAYQQIHTLSEQMITLAQAGQWDALIEMEITYVQAVEKTAQLAGFPEPSSTLQDILRSKLQQILSNETEVKRLMQLRMDELTVLIGQSTRQSAVNSTYGQFHDRALLLGEPQSR, encoded by the coding sequence ATGGAACACCACCAACAACTGCTATCGGCCTATCAACAGATCCATACCCTGAGCGAGCAGATGATCACACTGGCACAGGCTGGCCAGTGGGATGCGCTGATTGAAATGGAGATCACCTACGTCCAGGCGGTAGAAAAAACCGCCCAACTGGCGGGTTTCCCTGAGCCGTCTTCGACCTTGCAGGATATTTTACGCAGTAAATTGCAGCAAATCCTCAGCAACGAAACCGAAGTGAAGCGACTGATGCAGCTACGCATGGACGAATTAACGGTTTTGATCGGGCAGTCTACCCGCCAGAGCGCGGTCAACAGCACCTACGGTCAATTCCATGACCGCGCTTTGCTGCTTGGTGAGCCGCAATCAAGATAA
- a CDS encoding helix-turn-helix transcriptional regulator: MERLINFCPGIGASAHIIQHTELRLPSLYFEQTHLFLIQQGQTRIQWQQREVVARAGELLIIEGGLTADVINSLSDSGIFSCQLLICDPLLFDTLANAPIAPPPLPFTGVTTLTKLPCPFLHSFETAALALTLHDRFPQMIIRHKMCEILLWLAHLGIRFTHQEANNLTQQVRRLLASDPQRIWTAAEVAENLMMSEVVLRRKLSAENSALRSLMIDVRMSRALLLLQATDWPISAIAQYVSYESSSRFAERFRKRFGFAPTAIRGHQRIMQPTAAQPPAYPWLNTVEE, from the coding sequence ATGGAACGCTTAATTAATTTTTGTCCTGGGATCGGTGCTTCAGCACACATCATTCAGCATACTGAACTGCGACTTCCGTCGCTCTATTTTGAGCAGACGCATCTGTTTTTGATCCAGCAAGGGCAAACACGTATACAGTGGCAGCAGCGGGAGGTGGTAGCTCGCGCTGGGGAGCTGTTGATCATAGAAGGTGGGCTAACCGCCGATGTGATTAATAGCCTTTCAGACAGCGGAATATTCAGCTGCCAGCTGCTGATTTGCGATCCCTTGCTGTTTGATACGCTAGCTAATGCGCCTATCGCGCCGCCGCCGCTCCCTTTCACCGGCGTCACTACGCTGACGAAGCTGCCCTGCCCGTTTTTGCACAGTTTTGAAACCGCGGCGCTGGCACTGACGCTGCACGATCGTTTCCCCCAGATGATTATCCGCCATAAGATGTGCGAAATCCTACTGTGGCTGGCACACCTGGGGATCCGATTCACTCACCAGGAAGCCAATAATCTGACCCAGCAGGTGCGCCGCTTGCTGGCAAGCGATCCGCAACGGATTTGGACCGCCGCCGAAGTGGCTGAGAATCTGATGATGAGCGAGGTGGTGCTGCGGCGTAAACTGTCGGCGGAGAATAGCGCCTTGCGCAGCCTGATGATCGACGTACGTATGAGCCGCGCGCTGCTGTTATTGCAGGCCACAGACTGGCCGATTTCCGCCATTGCACAATATGTAAGCTATGAGAGTTCTTCCCGTTTTGCCGAACGCTTCCGTAAACGATTCGGCTTCGCGCCTACCGCCATCCGTGGGCACCAGCGAATTATGCAGCCCACCGCCGCGCAGCCCCCGGCATATCCATGGCTAAATACGGTAGAGGAATAA
- the fliE gene encoding flagellar hook-basal body complex protein FliE, whose product MAIQGIEGVVQQLQATAVQAGALRQNDPVQGASFANELKAALGKISETQQTARQQAQNFELGVPGISLNDVMVDLQKSSVSLQLGVQVRNKLVAAYQDVMNMAV is encoded by the coding sequence ATGGCAATTCAGGGTATTGAAGGAGTGGTGCAGCAGTTGCAAGCCACGGCAGTTCAGGCCGGAGCGCTGCGACAAAACGATCCGGTGCAGGGAGCAAGCTTTGCCAATGAGTTAAAGGCGGCTCTCGGTAAGATCAGCGAGACTCAACAAACTGCGCGCCAGCAAGCACAGAATTTTGAATTGGGAGTGCCGGGTATCAGTTTGAACGACGTGATGGTCGATCTGCAGAAGTCTTCGGTGTCTTTGCAACTGGGAGTGCAGGTGCGTAATAAACTGGTTGCGGCTTATCAAGACGTGATGAATATGGCGGTGTAG
- the fliF gene encoding flagellar basal-body MS-ring/collar protein FliF has protein sequence MNGESRDNGLLALWNRLRANPKIPLLIAASAAIAIVVALTLWAKSPDYRVLYSNLNDRDGGAIVTQLTQMNIPYRFTENGSALMIPAEKVHETRLRLAQQGLPKGGAVGFELLDQEKFGISQFSEQINYQRALEGELSRTIESLGPVQNARVHLALPKPSLFVREQKNPSASVTLTLQPGRTLDDGQINAVVYMVSSSVAGLPPGNVTVVDQAGRLLTQSDGTGRDLNAAQLKYANEVENRYQRRIEAILAPIVGSANVRAQVTAQIDFSTREQTDEQYQPNQQPDKSAIRSRQFSQSEQNGGQPIGGVPGALSNQPSAAPTAPIETPKTTAAGNTNTPATANNANNSTRTGASGNVAQNSRRDETTNYEVDRTIRHTQHKAGAVERLSVAVVLNTLGTDKDGKPLPMSKEQLAQVESLVREAMGYSSSRGDTLNVVNTQFNDVEQTGGELPFWQSQSFIDQLFNAGRYLLVLLVAWILWRKLVRPQLQSRQLAQQAAITAAKAPASRPAEVNKPSHEEQALHKKSQQRVNAEVQGQRIRELADKDPRVVALVIRQWMSNEL, from the coding sequence ATGAATGGTGAAAGCCGTGATAACGGCCTGCTGGCCCTATGGAATCGCCTGCGTGCCAACCCTAAAATTCCACTGCTGATCGCGGCCTCGGCGGCGATCGCCATCGTGGTTGCGCTGACGCTATGGGCCAAAAGCCCGGATTACCGCGTGCTGTACAGCAATCTCAACGATCGCGACGGCGGCGCTATCGTCACGCAACTCACGCAGATGAACATCCCCTATCGCTTTACCGAGAACGGCTCTGCGTTGATGATCCCGGCGGAAAAGGTGCATGAAACCCGCCTGCGTCTGGCGCAACAGGGGCTGCCTAAGGGAGGCGCCGTCGGCTTTGAACTGCTGGATCAGGAAAAATTCGGCATCAGCCAGTTCAGCGAGCAGATCAACTACCAGCGCGCGCTGGAAGGCGAACTGTCACGCACTATCGAATCCCTGGGGCCGGTACAGAATGCCCGTGTGCATCTGGCGCTGCCTAAGCCTTCGCTGTTTGTGCGCGAACAAAAGAACCCTTCGGCTTCAGTAACGCTAACGCTGCAACCTGGCCGCACCTTGGACGACGGCCAGATCAATGCCGTGGTGTATATGGTGTCCAGCAGCGTGGCCGGTTTGCCGCCGGGCAACGTCACGGTGGTCGATCAGGCTGGCCGCTTGCTGACCCAATCCGACGGCACCGGGCGCGATCTCAATGCCGCACAGCTGAAGTACGCCAATGAGGTTGAGAACCGCTATCAGCGCCGTATTGAAGCCATTCTGGCACCGATTGTCGGCAGCGCGAACGTGCGTGCACAGGTAACGGCACAAATCGATTTCTCCACCCGCGAGCAAACCGACGAACAGTACCAGCCCAACCAGCAGCCGGATAAATCCGCGATACGCTCCAGACAGTTCAGCCAGAGTGAACAGAACGGCGGGCAACCGATCGGCGGCGTACCGGGTGCCCTTTCCAACCAGCCGAGTGCAGCACCGACTGCACCGATAGAAACACCAAAAACTACGGCTGCGGGCAATACTAATACTCCCGCCACGGCAAACAATGCCAATAACAGCACCCGTACCGGGGCTAGCGGTAACGTAGCGCAAAACAGTCGCCGTGATGAAACCACCAACTATGAGGTGGATCGCACCATTCGTCATACCCAGCACAAGGCTGGGGCGGTGGAACGCCTGTCGGTCGCCGTGGTGCTCAACACCCTGGGCACCGATAAGGACGGCAAACCGCTGCCGATGAGCAAAGAACAGTTGGCCCAGGTGGAGTCGCTGGTCCGTGAAGCGATGGGTTACTCCAGCAGCCGTGGCGATACGCTTAACGTGGTCAACACCCAGTTCAACGATGTAGAGCAGACCGGCGGCGAGTTGCCTTTCTGGCAGTCACAGTCGTTTATCGATCAGTTGTTCAACGCCGGCCGCTATTTGCTGGTGCTGCTGGTGGCCTGGATCCTGTGGCGCAAGCTGGTTCGCCCACAGCTGCAAAGCCGTCAGCTCGCACAACAGGCCGCGATCACCGCTGCCAAGGCGCCAGCTAGCCGCCCGGCGGAGGTCAACAAGCCAAGTCATGAAGAGCAGGCGCTGCATAAGAAATCACAGCAGCGCGTCAATGCTGAAGTCCAGGGCCAGCGGATCCGCGAACTGGCAGATAAAGATCCACGCGTGGTCGCCCTGGTGATCCGCCAATGGATGAGTAACGAACTATGA
- the fliG gene encoding flagellar motor switch protein FliG, with translation MSLTGTEKSAILLMTLGEDRAAEVFKHLSSREVQQLSGTMASMRQVSHKQLGEVLSEFEDDAEQYAALSVNASDYLRSVLVKALGEERASSLLEDILESREDTSGMETLNFMEPQSAADLIRDEHPQIIATILVHLKRGQAADILAQFEERLRNDVMLRIATFGGVQPDALAELTEVLNNLLDGQNLKRSKMGGVRTAAEIINLMKTQQEEAVIGAMRDYDGELAQKIIDEMFLFENLVEVDDRSIQRLLQDVESESLLIALKGAEQPLREKFLKNMSQRAADILRDDLANRGPVRMSQVENEQKAILLVVRRLAETGEMIIGGGEDTYV, from the coding sequence ATGAGCCTGACAGGTACCGAAAAGAGCGCCATCCTGCTGATGACGCTGGGCGAAGATCGCGCCGCCGAAGTCTTCAAGCACCTCTCGTCACGGGAAGTGCAACAGTTGAGTGGCACCATGGCCAGCATGCGTCAGGTGTCCCACAAACAGCTGGGGGAAGTCCTCAGCGAGTTTGAAGACGATGCCGAACAGTATGCCGCGCTGAGCGTCAATGCCAGCGACTATCTGCGCTCGGTGCTGGTTAAAGCCTTGGGTGAAGAACGTGCCAGCAGCCTGCTGGAGGATATTCTCGAATCACGCGAAGACACCTCCGGCATGGAAACGCTCAACTTTATGGAGCCGCAGAGCGCGGCCGATCTGATCCGCGACGAACACCCGCAGATCATCGCCACCATCCTGGTACACCTCAAGCGTGGCCAGGCGGCGGATATCCTGGCCCAGTTCGAGGAGCGCCTACGCAACGACGTGATGCTGCGTATCGCCACCTTCGGCGGTGTACAGCCAGACGCCCTGGCAGAGCTGACCGAAGTGCTGAACAATCTGCTGGACGGCCAGAACCTCAAGCGCAGCAAAATGGGTGGCGTCCGTACCGCCGCCGAGATTATCAACCTGATGAAAACCCAGCAGGAAGAGGCGGTTATCGGTGCCATGCGCGACTACGACGGCGAGCTGGCGCAGAAGATCATCGACGAAATGTTCCTGTTCGAAAACCTGGTGGAAGTGGACGATCGCAGCATCCAGCGCCTGTTGCAGGACGTGGAAAGCGAATCCCTGTTGATCGCCTTGAAAGGGGCCGAACAGCCACTACGCGAGAAGTTCCTCAAGAACATGTCGCAACGTGCCGCCGATATCCTGCGCGACGATCTGGCCAACCGTGGCCCGGTGCGCATGTCGCAGGTGGAGAACGAACAGAAGGCCATCCTGTTGGTGGTACGTCGCCTGGCAGAAACCGGCGAAATGATCATCGGCGGTGGCGAGGACACCTATGTCTGA